One Alphaproteobacteria bacterium DNA segment encodes these proteins:
- a CDS encoding peptidylprolyl isomerase produces MLTFLLTVSLPLLGAMAASSASAQENERIAAVVNDDIVSMRDLEERMKLAIINSRLENSPDVRRRLVPQVLRKLIEEKLQLQEAARQGIAATESEIQKTIRNIEAQNNLPSGGLEIATRRDGIDFNSLLTQIKTEITWVKLLRMQYASAIKILDAEVDAQLSLAKSNMNRPQYLLAEIFLGTDNPSQEGEIHTLAERIVQQARQGAPFPSLARQFSQTASAATGGDIGWIYEGQLPADIETIVKSLQPQQVSNPIRTLTGYHIFYLRERRSGAAQDRSNSVLELAQLFLPLAQNARPDEVRAQTELVQTAASAAESCDDIAKLSKEIGSPSNPRLGKIKVGALPSNLQSALADLPAGKVTAPQKVGGGVAVLMVCSRKDETGLPTREEIVGRLEMERMDIQARRLLRDLRRTAIVDVRI; encoded by the coding sequence ATGTTGACGTTCCTTCTGACGGTCTCGCTGCCTCTGCTAGGCGCAATGGCCGCGTCAAGCGCCAGTGCACAAGAGAATGAGCGCATTGCCGCCGTGGTCAACGACGACATCGTCTCCATGCGAGACCTTGAAGAACGCATGAAGCTGGCCATCATCAATTCCCGCCTGGAAAACAGCCCCGATGTGCGCCGCCGTCTGGTTCCCCAGGTCCTTCGCAAATTGATCGAAGAAAAGCTGCAGCTTCAGGAAGCCGCTCGTCAGGGCATTGCAGCCACTGAATCTGAAATTCAGAAGACAATCAGAAACATTGAAGCCCAGAACAACCTGCCATCTGGCGGCCTTGAGATCGCCACCAGAAGAGATGGCATAGACTTCAACAGCCTTCTGACCCAAATCAAAACGGAAATCACATGGGTCAAGCTGCTACGTATGCAATACGCCAGTGCGATCAAAATCCTGGACGCCGAAGTCGACGCGCAGTTGTCACTGGCAAAATCGAATATGAACCGCCCGCAATATCTTTTGGCCGAGATTTTCTTGGGCACAGACAATCCGTCTCAAGAAGGTGAAATCCACACACTTGCCGAGCGCATCGTTCAACAGGCAAGACAAGGCGCCCCATTTCCGTCACTGGCTCGTCAATTCTCGCAAACGGCAAGCGCCGCCACTGGTGGAGATATCGGATGGATCTATGAAGGCCAATTGCCAGCAGATATCGAAACCATCGTCAAAAGCCTGCAACCGCAGCAAGTCAGCAATCCCATTCGCACCTTGACCGGTTACCATATCTTCTATCTGCGCGAACGCAGAAGCGGGGCGGCGCAAGACAGAAGCAACTCGGTCCTTGAACTAGCGCAGCTGTTTCTTCCCCTTGCTCAGAATGCCCGTCCTGATGAAGTCCGCGCCCAGACCGAGCTTGTGCAAACGGCTGCCAGTGCCGCTGAAAGTTGCGATGACATCGCAAAACTATCCAAGGAAATCGGCTCGCCATCCAATCCTAGACTTGGCAAAATCAAAGTAGGGGCACTGCCAAGCAATTTGCAATCGGCATTGGCAGATCTCCCCGCAGGGAAAGTGACAGCGCCGCAGAAGGTAGGGGGCGGCGTAGCCGTGCTGATGGTCTGTTCGCGCAAGGATGAAACAGGACTGCCTACCCGCGAGGAGATCGTAGGGCGCCTTGAAATGGAACGGATGGACATTCAAGCTAGGCGCCTGTTGCGCGATCTGAGGCGCACGGCCATTGTCGATGTCCGGATATAA